A window from Armatimonadota bacterium encodes these proteins:
- a CDS encoding RluA family pseudouridine synthase, with amino-acid sequence MGERKRLAVDAAHDGSRLDVFLHARLPELSRSRIHALIVSGHVRVQGEVRKPAARVRRGQEVTVEIPAPSPSALRPEPMPLDVRYEDADLLVVNKPPGLVVHPGPGHPGGTLVNAILARVPGLAGIGGVLRPGVVHRLDKDTSGLLVVAKNEATLRALQAAIKARAVTRCYLALVHGHPVPQEGTIEAPIARHPHHRQRMAVVPEGRAAVTRYRVVEQFPAAALVEATLLTGRTHQLRVHFAHIGHPVVGDRIYGRRRETWGMDRQALHAYRLTFTHPRSGAPVDVEAPLPEDMTAALDRLRG; translated from the coding sequence GTGGGCGAGCGCAAGCGGCTGGCTGTGGACGCGGCGCACGACGGATCGCGGCTCGATGTGTTCCTGCACGCCCGCCTCCCGGAGCTGTCCCGCTCGCGCATTCACGCCCTGATCGTCTCCGGCCACGTCCGCGTGCAGGGGGAGGTGCGCAAGCCGGCGGCCAGGGTGCGCCGCGGCCAGGAGGTGACGGTGGAGATCCCTGCCCCGTCCCCGTCGGCTCTGCGTCCGGAGCCGATGCCCCTGGACGTACGCTATGAGGACGCCGACCTGCTGGTGGTGAACAAGCCGCCGGGGCTCGTGGTCCACCCCGGGCCCGGGCACCCGGGGGGCACCCTGGTCAATGCCATCCTGGCCCGCGTCCCCGGCCTGGCGGGAATCGGCGGCGTCCTCCGTCCGGGGGTGGTCCACCGGCTGGACAAAGACACCTCCGGCCTGCTGGTGGTAGCCAAGAACGAGGCGACGCTGCGCGCGCTGCAGGCGGCGATCAAGGCGCGGGCCGTGACCCGCTGCTATCTGGCGCTGGTGCACGGCCATCCTGTGCCGCAGGAGGGGACGATCGAGGCACCCATCGCCCGCCATCCGCACCACCGCCAGCGGATGGCGGTGGTGCCGGAAGGGCGGGCGGCGGTGACACGCTACCGAGTGGTGGAGCAGTTCCCCGCGGCCGCTCTGGTGGAGGCAACGCTACTCACCGGCCGCACGCACCAGCTCCGCGTGCACTTCGCCCACATCGGGCATCCCGTGGTCGGAGATCGGATCTACGGGCGGCGGCGCGAGACCTGGGGGATGGATCGTCAGGCGCTGCACGCCTACCGCCTCACCTTCACCCACCCACGCAGCGGCGCTCCGGTGGACGTGGAGGCGCCGCTTCCGGAGGACATGACCGCGGCGCTGGACCGGCTCCGCGGCTGA
- a CDS encoding prolipoprotein diacylglyceryl transferase — protein MNPVLFRIGPLPVSSFGLLLLVAFWVGIAMTRRRSPAAGVDSAAMLDLALYMIIAGIICGRIGYVLANFATFAQDWRAALAIWRDGGLTFYGALVGGVWVAWLYTRPRGLSTAALLDAAAPGLAVGYGVGMIGALLHSTPQNPLIMGKPSAVPWAVQVGFERVHPTQIYLLIAALAIYFVLRAQRETPRGGLFLTFLLLQGVSRFVVEFFVQSPLVFGPLTKAQVASGVVALLALVGLVGTGRRGQPAVPPPGEGAGPVVQPPIPPSPPA, from the coding sequence ATGAACCCGGTTCTCTTCCGCATCGGCCCGCTGCCCGTCTCCTCCTTCGGCCTCCTCCTCCTGGTGGCATTCTGGGTGGGGATCGCCATGACCCGGCGGCGCAGCCCCGCTGCGGGCGTAGACAGCGCCGCCATGCTGGACCTGGCGCTGTACATGATCATCGCCGGGATCATCTGCGGGCGGATCGGCTACGTGCTGGCAAACTTCGCTACCTTCGCCCAGGACTGGCGCGCCGCCCTGGCCATCTGGCGCGACGGAGGGTTGACCTTCTACGGGGCGCTGGTGGGCGGGGTGTGGGTGGCCTGGCTGTACACGCGCCCCCGCGGCCTCTCTACCGCGGCGCTGCTGGATGCGGCCGCGCCCGGGCTGGCGGTGGGCTACGGGGTGGGGATGATCGGGGCCCTGCTGCACAGCACGCCGCAGAACCCGCTGATTATGGGCAAGCCCAGCGCCGTCCCCTGGGCGGTGCAGGTGGGGTTCGAGCGCGTGCACCCCACGCAGATCTACCTGCTCATTGCCGCGCTGGCCATCTACTTCGTCCTGCGGGCGCAGCGTGAGACTCCCCGGGGAGGCCTCTTCCTCACCTTCCTGCTCCTGCAGGGAGTCAGCCGCTTCGTGGTGGAGTTCTTCGTGCAGAGCCCGCTGGTGTTTGGCCCCCTGACCAAGGCCCAGGTGGCCAGCGGGGTCGTCGCCCTCCTGGCGCTGGTCGGCCTGGTGGGTACGGGCCGGCGGGGACAGCCCGCCGTCCCGCCTCCGGGGGAGGGCGCCGGCCCTGTGGTGCAACCGCCGATCCCCCCGTCTCCCCCTGCGTAG
- the lspA gene encoding signal peptidase II translates to MRTGCGPSRTPSSVSTARRGKSAPTPPGSSICPRGSSRHPWLPAVLLALLVVVLDQGVKALVVRLLLPGASIPIVPGVLFLTHVRNTGVAFGLMSGAPPAIIILVALTVIFLVTYNEGRRKHDRWSRVAAGLLLGGAAGNLGDRIRLGYVVDYLDLRIWPVFNLADSAVVCGSAILLLALFRRNRGEG, encoded by the coding sequence ATGCGGACCGGCTGCGGGCCATCCCGTACGCCAAGCTCTGTATCGACTGCAAGGCGAGGGAAGAGCGCGCCAACGCCACCCGGCTCTAGCATCTGCCCCCGGGGCTCCTCCCGTCACCCCTGGCTGCCGGCGGTCCTGCTGGCCCTGCTGGTGGTAGTGCTGGACCAGGGGGTCAAGGCACTGGTCGTCCGTTTGCTCCTCCCCGGCGCCAGCATCCCCATCGTCCCCGGGGTCCTCTTCCTCACCCACGTGCGCAACACCGGCGTTGCCTTCGGGCTAATGAGCGGCGCCCCACCCGCGATCATCATCCTGGTTGCCTTGACCGTGATTTTTCTCGTTACCTACAATGAGGGCCGCCGGAAACACGACCGGTGGAGCCGGGTGGCGGCCGGGCTGCTGCTCGGCGGTGCGGCAGGGAACCTGGGCGACCGCATCCGGCTGGGATACGTGGTCGACTATCTGGACCTGCGCATCTGGCCGGTCTTCAACCTGGCCGACAGCGCCGTAGTCTGCGGCAGCGCCATCCTCCTGCTGGCGCTCTTCCGCCGGAATCGAGGTGAGGGATGA
- a CDS encoding TraR/DksA C4-type zinc finger protein, with amino-acid sequence MPGRLKARKAGKGKRATARSRQNDPRPSGRASVATRLASRNPGPATVPGARVLARPRPVKPIGKHDLKELRLRLEEERQRLTEELEAIEEHQPELEHQAGMDLGGSYDEDFADVAGDTFEREKGFAIESSVQALLTQVEEALARMDAGTYGICEHCGQPIHADRLRAIPYAKLCIDCKAREERANATRL; translated from the coding sequence ATGCCAGGAAGGCTGAAGGCCAGGAAGGCGGGAAAGGGGAAGAGGGCAACAGCCCGCTCCCGCCAGAACGACCCGCGGCCCTCCGGGCGGGCCTCTGTCGCCACCCGGCTGGCGTCCAGAAATCCGGGGCCCGCCACGGTGCCGGGTGCGCGGGTACTGGCACGCCCTCGCCCCGTCAAGCCCATCGGCAAGCATGACCTCAAGGAGCTGCGCCTCCGGCTGGAAGAGGAGCGCCAGCGCCTCACTGAGGAGCTGGAGGCGATCGAGGAGCACCAGCCGGAGCTGGAGCACCAGGCGGGGATGGACCTGGGCGGGTCCTACGACGAGGACTTCGCCGACGTCGCCGGCGACACGTTCGAGCGGGAGAAGGGCTTCGCCATCGAGTCCAGCGTGCAGGCCCTCCTGACGCAGGTGGAGGAGGCGCTGGCGCGGATGGACGCCGGTACGTACGGCATTTGTGAGCACTGCGGCCAGCCCATTCATGCGGACCGGCTGCGGGCCATCCCGTACGCCAAGCTCTGTATCGACTGCAAGGCGAGGGAAGAGCGCGCCAACGCCACCCGGCTCTAG
- a CDS encoding amino acid racemase encodes MRRTIGVVGGMGPWATLDFFAKVLRLTPARRDQDHLRLVIDNNPQIPDRALAVLEGGEDPTPALVAAARTVEAAGAELIAIPCNTAHHYHSAVQAAVRVPVLHIMREVAAAAARRFPQMQRVGLLGTRATVATGLYQEAFRPRRTEVLVPDPSGQEVIDRLIGAVKAQAVDEELRATGVEVARGLVRSGAEAIILGCTELPLVLPEEALGVPVLDSTLVLAEAAVRLATAEAALPLATVEVPLRSPEAILPCPETPFLSPEGPE; translated from the coding sequence GTGCGTCGCACCATCGGCGTCGTGGGCGGGATGGGGCCGTGGGCCACCCTGGACTTCTTTGCCAAGGTCCTGCGGCTTACCCCGGCGCGGCGCGACCAGGACCACCTGCGCCTGGTCATCGACAACAACCCGCAGATCCCCGACCGGGCCCTGGCCGTGCTGGAGGGCGGCGAGGACCCTACCCCGGCCCTGGTGGCCGCAGCCCGCACCGTGGAGGCGGCGGGGGCCGAGCTGATCGCCATCCCCTGCAACACGGCCCACCACTATCACTCGGCGGTCCAGGCAGCCGTGCGCGTGCCGGTCCTGCACATCATGCGGGAGGTGGCCGCCGCAGCGGCCCGCCGCTTCCCGCAGATGCAGCGGGTGGGGCTGCTGGGCACCCGGGCGACAGTGGCCACGGGTCTGTACCAGGAGGCCTTCCGACCGCGGCGCACCGAGGTGCTGGTCCCCGACCCTTCCGGGCAGGAGGTGATTGACCGGCTGATCGGCGCCGTGAAGGCGCAGGCGGTGGATGAGGAGCTGCGGGCAACGGGCGTGGAGGTGGCCCGGGGACTGGTGCGATCAGGGGCGGAGGCGATCATCCTGGGGTGCACGGAACTCCCCCTGGTGCTGCCGGAGGAGGCCCTGGGGGTTCCCGTGCTGGACTCCACCCTGGTCCTGGCGGAGGCGGCCGTCCGGCTGGCCACGGCGGAGGCTGCACTCCCGCTGGCCACGGTGGAGGTGCCACTTCGCTCGCCGGAGGCAATACTCCCTTGCCCGGAGACGCCATTCCTCTCCCCGGAGGGGCCCGAATGA